Proteins encoded together in one Apus apus isolate bApuApu2 chromosome Z, bApuApu2.pri.cur, whole genome shotgun sequence window:
- the LYSMD3 gene encoding lysM and putative peptidoglycan-binding domain-containing protein 3 → MAGRGLQAAGAAQPAVGGHLYPLVSVAGPEGEGPEEEGEVTELRPRGREKVRRSASRDRLDDIVLLTKDIQEGDTLNAIALQYCCSVADIKRVNNLINDQDFFALRSVKIPVKKFSVLTETHVSPKGRPILRPAHCSLEAQESSASDTFSAHETVGNFLKEMDRDIEEIVKCNDTKRENLNEVVSALAAQQICFETDGKTKKSKDPYYGADWGIGWWTAVVIMLIIGIVTPVFYLLYYEVLVKADVSHHSTMESSHLFVTAASHQKQIENGVNAANIVNVDNQ, encoded by the exons ATGGCCGGCAGAGGCCTGCAGGCTGCGGGCGCGGCGCAGCCGGCCGTCGGCGGTCACCTGTACCCCTTGGTGAGCGTGGCGGGGCCGGAGGGCGAGGGGCCGGAGGAGGAGGGCGAGGTGACGGAGCTGCGGCCGCGGGGCAGGGAGAAGGTGCGGAGAAGCGCGTCGAGGGACAGGCTGGATGATATCGTCCTGCTGACGAAGGACATCCAGGAAGGGGACACGCTGAACGCCATTGCACTTCAGTACTGCTGCTCG gtTGCAGATATCAAGAGAGTTAACAATCTTATCAACGATCAAGACTTTTTTGCCCTGAGGTCTGTAAAAATTCCAGTGAAAAAGTTCAGTGTACTGACAGAAACACATGTGTCCCCAAAAGGAAGACCCATCCTCCGGCCTGCTCACTGCTCCCTAGAAGCACAGGAATCATCAGCTTCTGACACATTCTCTGCTCATGAGACCGTTGGCAACTTCTTAAAAGAAATGGACCGAGATATAGAAGAAATAGTGAAGTGCAATGACACCAAGAGAGAGAATCTTAATGAAGTTGTTTCTGCCTTAGCAGCCCAACAGATCTGTTTTGAAACTGATGGTAAAACCAAGAAAAGCAAGGATCCTTACTACGGAGCAGATTGGGGCATAGGATGGTGGACAGCTGTAGTGATTATGTTGATTATTGGCATTGTAACTCCTGTTTTTTATCTCCTGTATTACGAAGTTCTGGTGAAGGCAGATGTCAGTCACCATTCTACAATGGAATCTTCCCATTTGTTTGTCACGGCAGCGTCACATcagaaacaaatagaaaatgGAGTAAATGCAGCAAATATTGTAAATGTTGATAATCAATGA